From Arcticibacter tournemirensis, one genomic window encodes:
- the gap gene encoding type I glyceraldehyde-3-phosphate dehydrogenase — protein sequence MRIAINGFGRIGRTVLRILSERGTAEIVAINDLADPVTMAHLVKYDSVHRGFKGSIEPGDNSLLLNGTTVSVFSEADPLKLPWKDLDIDIVIESTGKFITREKAALHLAAGAKQVIISAPPGTKDVPVAVLGVNDEMIDFSSPVLSNASCTTNNIAPMIKVLESNWGIVNGYITTVHSMTGDQNLHDGLHRDLRRARAASSSIIPTTTGAAKAITSIFPSLEGKLGGAGIRVPVLNGSLTDFTCTLKVQPAVEEINTEFRRAADTSLKGIMQYTVDPIVSVDILDNPHSCIFDSLLTSVVGGITKVVGWYDNEYGYSSRLADMIDKIALLKRR from the coding sequence ATGAGAATTGCTATTAATGGTTTCGGACGTATCGGGAGGACTGTTCTCCGCATACTTTCAGAGAGAGGAACTGCTGAAATAGTGGCAATTAATGATTTAGCTGATCCGGTAACCATGGCCCACCTGGTAAAATACGACAGCGTACACAGGGGATTTAAAGGAAGCATAGAGCCAGGAGATAATTCATTGCTCCTTAATGGAACGACTGTTTCGGTTTTTTCCGAAGCAGACCCTTTAAAACTTCCCTGGAAAGATCTGGATATAGACATCGTTATTGAATCAACAGGGAAATTCATAACCAGGGAGAAAGCCGCGCTTCATCTTGCCGCGGGAGCAAAGCAGGTGATTATTTCAGCACCTCCCGGAACTAAGGACGTTCCTGTTGCCGTATTAGGTGTAAATGATGAAATGATCGATTTTTCATCGCCTGTTCTTTCAAATGCTTCCTGTACTACCAATAATATAGCTCCTATGATTAAGGTACTTGAAAGTAACTGGGGGATTGTTAACGGTTATATCACCACCGTTCACTCTATGACGGGTGATCAAAACCTGCATGATGGACTTCACCGTGACCTTCGCAGAGCCAGGGCGGCTTCTTCGTCGATTATTCCTACCACTACCGGAGCCGCGAAAGCAATTACGTCCATATTTCCTTCACTTGAAGGAAAGCTTGGTGGGGCCGGAATAAGGGTGCCGGTATTAAACGGGTCACTGACTGATTTTACCTGTACCTTAAAGGTGCAACCTGCTGTAGAAGAGATTAATACTGAATTCAGGCGGGCGGCAGATACATCCTTAAAGGGTATTATGCAGTATACCGTCGATCCTATAGTTTCTGTGGACATTCTTGATAATCCTCATTCCTGTATCTTCGATTCTTTGTTAACTTCTGTAGTAGGAGGGATCACGAAGGTTGTTGGATGGTATGATAATGAGTATGGTTATTCAAGCCGTCTGGCTGACATGATTGATAAAATTGCTTTATTGAAAAGGAGATGA
- a CDS encoding cyanophycinase gives MKEKPINECPVPKGIIMVIGGHEDKGEIPDREITRQNNHPLDVLKSFRFLIKSNNPVLEIVTTASSEGDELFKEYVKGFNDVGIKNINRIHHEDRQTAINEGPTFIERINKADAVFFSGGDQLKLTYLYGGTEFLLHLKQRYIHHGLLIGGTSAGAMAMPTPMIYAGNKDVQQFSGEIRITTGLEFLKDVCIDTHFVDRGRFIRMAQVIVTNPTCIGIGIEEDTAMVIRNGIEGEVIGSGVVIIIQGHNIQNSNITEFGNKKKISIRGLDVDILSHGDSFIIPQTNPPHI, from the coding sequence ATGAAAGAAAAACCAATAAATGAATGCCCGGTCCCCAAGGGGATCATCATGGTCATTGGAGGACATGAAGACAAGGGAGAGATTCCAGACAGAGAGATTACGAGGCAAAACAACCATCCTCTTGACGTACTCAAGTCATTCAGATTCCTTATCAAGTCAAATAATCCGGTACTTGAGATCGTTACTACAGCGAGCAGCGAAGGTGACGAGCTTTTTAAGGAGTACGTGAAAGGCTTCAACGACGTCGGTATTAAAAACATAAACAGGATACATCATGAAGATCGCCAAACAGCAATAAATGAAGGCCCAACCTTTATCGAAAGGATCAACAAAGCTGATGCTGTTTTTTTCAGCGGAGGCGATCAGTTAAAACTAACGTATCTTTATGGCGGTACAGAATTCCTGCTGCATCTTAAACAACGGTATATTCATCATGGGTTATTGATTGGAGGCACGAGTGCCGGCGCAATGGCGATGCCCACCCCGATGATCTACGCTGGAAATAAAGATGTGCAGCAGTTTAGCGGTGAGATAAGAATCACAACGGGACTGGAATTTTTAAAAGATGTTTGTATTGACACACACTTCGTAGATCGCGGCCGCTTCATCAGGATGGCCCAGGTGATCGTCACCAATCCTACTTGCATCGGGATAGGCATTGAAGAGGATACTGCGATGGTTATTCGCAACGGCATAGAGGGCGAAGTTATTGGTAGCGGTGTAGTAATTATTATCCAGGGACACAACATCCAGAACTCTAATATTACAGAGTTCGGCAACAAGAAAAAAATCTCCATAAGAGGCCTTGATGTTGACATCTTATCTCATGGAGATTCCTTCATAATTCCTCAAACTAATCCGCCCCACATTTAG
- a CDS encoding DinB family protein, translating to MYYRIADFIADWERESQNTVKIFSFIKEGSQKRKVHENVRSLERLAWHIVQTITEMGSRAGLFDKDFLEEESVPETMQGITDAYQRWSRELITVIESRWSDASLDEELNMYGEYWKKGTLLSVLIRHEAHHRSQMTVIMRLLGLPVPGIYGPSKEEWAGMGLPAME from the coding sequence ATGTATTATAGAATAGCTGATTTTATTGCCGACTGGGAAAGAGAAAGCCAAAATACAGTAAAGATATTTTCTTTCATTAAGGAAGGATCGCAAAAAAGAAAGGTTCATGAAAACGTACGGAGCCTCGAAAGGCTTGCCTGGCACATTGTTCAAACTATTACCGAAATGGGCAGCAGGGCAGGCTTGTTCGATAAGGACTTCCTTGAGGAGGAATCCGTTCCCGAAACAATGCAGGGTATTACCGACGCTTATCAAAGATGGAGCAGAGAGCTTATAACGGTTATTGAAAGCAGATGGTCGGATGCGAGTCTTGATGAAGAATTAAATATGTACGGTGAATATTGGAAGAAGGGGACACTTTTGTCTGTTCTTATACGTCATGAGGCACATCATCGCAGTCAAATGACAGTTATTATGCGATTGCTCGGCTTGCCGGTTCCCGGCATCTATGGCCCTTCAAAGGAAGAATGGGCAGGCATGGGACTGCCTGCGATGGAATAG
- the yiaK gene encoding 3-dehydro-L-gulonate 2-dehydrogenase, translated as MRVTFRELKNEFKRVLISLSFTEAKAELCAEVFAANSLDGVYSHGLNRFPVFAQYVREGLVRPDAEPELAAGKGLIETWEGNLAPGMYNARICMDRAITLAKENGLGCVSLRNTNHWMRGGTYGWQAADAGCIGICTTNTTANMPPWGGVEPRLGNNPLVIAIPHNDGHVVLDMAISQFSFGKLQEYEFNGEQLPVPGGYDEKGSLSTDPAAISRSMRALPVGFWKGSGLSLVLDVLLTALSGGRSVRDISTDKKETGVTQLFLCLHREDLHADLIREILDYTKTSAPVEPEGAIYYPGEQTLKTRRDNEKNGIPVNEEIWNRVLAM; from the coding sequence ATGAGAGTTACTTTCCGTGAACTGAAAAATGAATTTAAAAGAGTACTTATTTCTCTGTCGTTCACAGAAGCGAAGGCTGAACTGTGTGCAGAAGTTTTCGCAGCGAACAGTCTTGATGGCGTTTATTCTCATGGATTGAACCGATTTCCGGTTTTTGCACAATATGTCAGAGAGGGATTGGTCAGACCTGATGCAGAACCCGAGTTAGCAGCTGGAAAAGGCTTGATTGAAACGTGGGAGGGAAACCTGGCTCCGGGAATGTACAATGCCCGAATATGTATGGACAGAGCGATAACTCTGGCTAAGGAGAACGGATTGGGATGTGTTTCGCTGCGAAACACGAACCACTGGATGCGGGGAGGAACTTACGGATGGCAAGCTGCTGACGCTGGCTGTATAGGTATTTGTACTACGAATACTACAGCTAATATGCCACCCTGGGGAGGTGTCGAGCCGCGGCTTGGCAACAATCCTCTTGTAATAGCAATCCCCCATAATGACGGCCATGTCGTTCTGGACATGGCCATTTCACAATTTTCTTTTGGTAAGTTACAGGAATACGAGTTTAATGGCGAGCAGCTCCCTGTGCCGGGCGGGTATGACGAAAAGGGTAGTCTGAGTACGGATCCGGCTGCTATATCACGCTCTATGCGTGCCCTGCCGGTTGGTTTCTGGAAAGGATCGGGGCTGTCGCTTGTCCTTGATGTGCTTCTAACGGCATTGAGCGGAGGAAGAAGTGTTAGGGATATCAGCACGGATAAAAAGGAGACAGGCGTAACACAGCTTTTTCTTTGTCTGCATCGCGAAGATCTGCATGCTGATCTCATCAGAGAAATACTTGACTATACGAAAACCAGCGCTCCTGTTGAACCTGAAGGCGCGATTTATTATCCGGGGGAACAAACGTTAAAAACCCGTCGCGACAATGAAAAGAATGGCATTCCTGTAAATGAAGAGATCTGGAACCGGGTTCTCGCAATGTAA
- a CDS encoding YhdH/YhfP family quinone oxidoreductase, translated as MLFKAFEVAESSEKEYKSALVTKSEDDLPPGEVLIKVQYSSLNYKDALSAIGNKGVTRNYPHTPGIDAAGTVEKSADPHFNRGDKVIVTGYDLGMNTSGGFAEYIRVPASWPVHLPEGLSRKRSMMFGTAGLTAALSVYNLKKQGITPPNGKIIVTGASGGVGSLAVAILSHLGFHVTAVTGKEDAVDLLLDLGAKEVIPRAAIDDHSGKPFLKAQYAAAIDTVGGNILATVLKSLNYGGVATCCGLVSSPELHTTIYPFILKGIRLIGIDSVLCDHHLRKEIWEHLATDWRPAKMDKIVSVCTLDTIQEHLDSMLKGQLTGRYIVKISS; from the coding sequence ATGTTATTTAAAGCATTCGAGGTCGCAGAAAGCTCCGAAAAAGAATATAAATCCGCGTTGGTTACTAAATCCGAAGACGATCTTCCTCCGGGTGAAGTACTGATAAAAGTACAATACTCATCTTTAAACTACAAAGACGCCCTTTCTGCAATCGGAAATAAAGGAGTAACCCGCAACTATCCCCATACTCCCGGCATAGACGCCGCAGGAACAGTAGAAAAAAGTGCAGATCCGCACTTTAACAGGGGAGATAAGGTAATTGTTACGGGTTACGACCTCGGCATGAATACATCAGGTGGCTTTGCTGAGTATATACGGGTGCCGGCCTCCTGGCCGGTGCACCTGCCCGAAGGCCTGAGCCGGAAACGTAGTATGATGTTTGGCACCGCTGGATTAACAGCTGCGCTATCTGTATATAATCTAAAAAAACAGGGCATCACTCCTCCTAATGGAAAAATTATTGTTACAGGAGCTTCCGGCGGCGTGGGTAGCCTCGCAGTTGCAATTTTGAGTCACCTGGGATTTCACGTAACCGCCGTCACCGGAAAAGAAGACGCAGTGGACCTGTTACTGGATTTGGGGGCCAAAGAGGTTATTCCCCGTGCAGCTATTGACGATCATAGCGGAAAACCTTTTTTAAAAGCACAGTATGCAGCCGCTATTGACACTGTAGGGGGTAACATCCTTGCCACTGTTCTAAAAAGCCTCAATTACGGCGGAGTAGCAACCTGTTGTGGCCTGGTAAGCTCACCCGAACTGCATACTACTATTTATCCCTTTATTCTAAAAGGGATTCGTTTAATAGGAATTGACTCGGTTCTTTGCGATCACCACCTCAGGAAAGAAATATGGGAACATCTGGCAACAGACTGGAGGCCAGCAAAAATGGATAAGATTGTAAGTGTATGTACCCTTGATACCATTCAGGAACATCTTGATTCGATGTTAAAAGGACAGCTTACGGGCCGATATATAGTAAAGATCTCCAGCTAG
- a CDS encoding DUF4251 domain-containing protein, whose protein sequence is MKRSRFLNYNVMLSLFVIFTGLNEVYAQTSKKEERVRKAAEIKQMVSSKDFVFKAQFALPMGGSSFQLTSEYDVQVKKDTVICFLPYFGRAYTAPMNPSEGGIRFTSKDFQYTVSNKKKSGWDIVIKPRDVNNIQQLTFYISESGYGSVQVTDNNRQPISFNGYFEKNKEENKKE, encoded by the coding sequence ATGAAAAGGAGTAGATTTTTGAATTACAACGTGATGTTGTCATTGTTTGTTATTTTTACGGGGCTGAACGAAGTATATGCTCAAACTTCGAAAAAAGAGGAAAGAGTACGGAAAGCGGCTGAGATAAAACAGATGGTAAGTTCAAAAGATTTTGTTTTCAAAGCGCAGTTCGCCCTGCCAATGGGGGGGAGTTCTTTTCAGCTAACATCCGAATACGACGTTCAGGTAAAAAAGGATACTGTAATTTGTTTTCTTCCATACTTCGGGCGGGCTTATACCGCACCGATGAATCCTTCTGAGGGAGGAATTCGTTTCACTTCAAAAGATTTTCAATATACTGTCAGTAATAAAAAAAAGAGTGGGTGGGATATTGTAATTAAACCACGTGACGTAAATAACATTCAGCAATTAACATTTTACATTTCAGAAAGTGGTTATGGATCGGTACAAGTAACCGACAATAACAGGCAGCCGATTTCATTTAATGGCTATTTTGAAAAGAATAAGGAGGAAAATAAAAAAGAATAA
- a CDS encoding SulP family inorganic anion transporter: MKRKIKYYRLLWLKHDLPAGLSVFFVALPLCLGIALASGAPLYSGILSGIIGGLVVSLISGSSLSVSGPAAGLTTLVSASIISLGDYKIFLLAVMVAGLFQLLLGLLKLGSIANYFPSSVIKGMLAAIGIILMSKQIPLAIGYDQPDFWTSGFLRLFSDENFLGNFKNFNLHIRRGAILITIISLATLILLQRPWAKKLRVVPAPLLVVILGIVVNYLLTHLNSDFSLKPNQLVNIPSNIFADISFPDFSKLFSNTEIWKDGLIIGLLATLETLLCVEAVDKLDKHNRITPVNRELIAQGIGNMTCGLLGAIPMTAVVVRGAANADAGGRTKFSAFTHGVFLLLAVALIPFLLRMIPYASLAGILLITGYNLTKPKLFRNMWGLGWKQFFPFILTIIVILATDLLIGVTIGLLISIYFIVLNNFRVEYKVTKTKQHQTEVHLIRLNSNVTFLNKVNLRKTLDSIAPYSVLTIDGSDCNFIDYDILEIISEFETKAHDRHIEVHLQGIEKVNVSALH; the protein is encoded by the coding sequence GTGAAAAGAAAAATAAAATATTACCGTCTGCTGTGGTTAAAACACGACCTGCCAGCGGGACTCTCTGTCTTCTTTGTTGCGCTTCCACTTTGCTTGGGTATTGCATTGGCCTCTGGAGCCCCTCTCTATTCGGGAATCCTGTCGGGAATAATCGGCGGATTGGTTGTTTCCCTCATAAGCGGCTCATCATTGAGCGTTTCCGGTCCTGCCGCGGGGCTTACCACACTCGTTTCGGCATCCATTATTTCGCTGGGCGATTACAAGATATTTTTGTTGGCTGTAATGGTTGCCGGATTGTTCCAGCTTCTCCTGGGTCTTTTAAAGCTGGGCAGTATCGCTAATTATTTCCCGTCATCAGTTATAAAAGGAATGTTAGCAGCTATCGGAATCATTCTAATGTCCAAACAGATTCCCCTGGCTATCGGTTACGACCAGCCCGACTTCTGGACGAGCGGATTCCTGCGTTTATTTTCAGACGAAAACTTTCTCGGCAACTTTAAAAATTTCAACCTGCACATACGCAGAGGAGCCATCCTGATAACAATAATTTCATTAGCCACTCTTATTCTTCTGCAACGGCCCTGGGCAAAAAAGCTAAGAGTAGTACCGGCTCCATTGCTGGTTGTGATCCTTGGGATCGTCGTTAATTACCTACTGACACACTTGAATTCCGACTTTTCACTTAAACCCAACCAACTCGTCAATATTCCCTCGAATATTTTTGCAGATATCTCTTTCCCTGATTTCTCAAAGCTTTTTTCTAATACAGAGATCTGGAAAGACGGATTAATCATCGGCCTTCTGGCAACGTTAGAAACCCTGCTTTGTGTAGAAGCGGTTGACAAACTTGATAAACATAACCGCATTACCCCGGTTAATCGTGAGCTTATAGCACAGGGAATCGGAAATATGACCTGCGGACTTCTGGGTGCCATCCCTATGACCGCGGTTGTAGTTCGGGGAGCAGCCAACGCAGACGCGGGCGGTAGAACAAAATTCTCTGCATTTACTCATGGCGTCTTTCTTTTGCTTGCAGTGGCGCTCATTCCCTTTTTATTGCGGATGATTCCCTATGCTTCGCTTGCCGGCATACTTCTGATCACCGGTTATAACCTTACCAAACCCAAGCTCTTCCGCAATATGTGGGGACTGGGATGGAAACAGTTTTTTCCGTTTATTCTTACCATCATTGTAATCCTCGCTACTGATCTGCTGATCGGTGTGACTATTGGCCTTTTGATATCAATTTACTTTATTGTTCTTAATAACTTCCGTGTTGAATATAAGGTCACAAAAACGAAGCAACACCAGACTGAAGTTCACCTGATAAGGCTCAATTCCAATGTTACGTTTCTTAACAAAGTGAACCTGAGAAAAACGCTTGACAGCATCGCTCCATATAGCGTTCTTACGATCGACGGCAGTGACTGTAACTTCATTGATTACGACATCTTAGAGATCATCAGCGAATTTGAAACTAAAGCCCACGACCGGCATATTGAGGTGCATCTGCAGGGAATTGAAAAGGTAAACGTTTCAGCTCTGCATTAA
- a CDS encoding cellulase family glycosylhydrolase has product MYSTSNKTQLLDRRVILVSCIFFLTHFLFYGTALGQGFLRADGQKIINRKGDNVLLRGIGLGGWMLQEGYMLKVNRDGQQYRIRERIEELIGKKQADEFYESWLLNHTTKADVDSMKAWGFNSIRLPMHYNLYTLPLEKEPVKGVNTWLAKGFAMTDSLLSWCKANQMYLILDLHAAPGGQGNDLNISDRDPSKPSLWDSEANQQKTVALWRKLAERYVSEQWIGGYDIINEPNWGFTDPEKDKNGTGEPTNGPLKKLMVDITRAIREVDKNHLIIIEGNGWGNNYRGILPQWDNNMALSYHKYWNFNDLESIKGFLEAREKYNIPIWLGETGENSNVWFTDAIRLLETNNIGWSWWPLKKVGINNPLEVKSNPNYDRVVNYWNGVGKKPGESDAYSGLMELASALKIRNNVVHRDVIDAMIRQPFSTETKPFKKHLTGPGTIIQAVDYDLGRNGCAYFDKDTANYRVSGQDGRGNRGGAYRNDGVDIRRDSSGYEKYYVSDIEDGEWLQYTIDVERAACYTVHLNIKSPIDTGKFLLVVNGKSFVSNSPIPVTEDLKASGFLEFRNIRLTKGANKVRVYVEKGGMDLTELRFSGRAGRR; this is encoded by the coding sequence ATGTACTCCACTTCAAATAAAACACAACTACTTGACCGCAGGGTTATACTCGTATCTTGTATATTTTTTTTAACACACTTCCTTTTTTACGGTACGGCCCTTGGTCAGGGCTTCTTAAGAGCTGACGGCCAAAAGATAATTAACAGGAAAGGAGACAATGTATTACTTCGTGGTATAGGACTTGGCGGATGGATGTTACAGGAAGGGTACATGTTGAAGGTTAACAGGGATGGCCAGCAGTATAGGATCAGGGAAAGAATTGAGGAACTCATTGGTAAAAAGCAGGCAGATGAATTTTACGAATCGTGGCTATTGAATCATACCACGAAGGCCGATGTGGATTCGATGAAGGCCTGGGGTTTTAACTCGATTCGCTTACCCATGCACTATAACCTTTATACTCTACCACTAGAAAAGGAGCCTGTGAAAGGAGTGAATACCTGGCTTGCTAAAGGGTTTGCCATGACTGACAGCCTGTTGTCATGGTGCAAGGCAAATCAGATGTACCTTATCCTTGATTTGCATGCTGCGCCGGGAGGCCAGGGGAACGATCTGAATATCTCGGACCGTGATCCTTCAAAACCCTCGCTGTGGGATAGTGAAGCAAACCAGCAAAAGACTGTTGCTTTATGGAGGAAGCTGGCAGAGCGGTACGTAAGTGAACAGTGGATAGGTGGATATGACATTATTAATGAACCAAACTGGGGTTTTACTGATCCGGAAAAAGATAAAAATGGAACGGGAGAACCAACAAACGGGCCATTGAAAAAGCTGATGGTGGATATCACGAGGGCAATTCGTGAAGTGGATAAAAATCACCTTATCATTATTGAAGGAAACGGCTGGGGTAATAACTACAGGGGAATTTTACCTCAATGGGATAACAACATGGCATTAAGCTATCATAAGTATTGGAATTTTAATGATTTAGAGTCAATAAAGGGATTCCTTGAAGCCCGGGAGAAATACAATATTCCGATATGGCTGGGCGAAACGGGCGAAAACTCGAATGTGTGGTTTACCGATGCTATCCGATTACTGGAGACGAATAATATTGGATGGTCGTGGTGGCCTTTGAAGAAAGTTGGCATCAACAACCCGCTTGAAGTGAAATCTAATCCCAATTACGACCGGGTAGTAAATTATTGGAACGGGGTGGGGAAAAAACCGGGCGAGAGCGACGCTTACAGTGGTTTAATGGAGCTGGCTTCCGCACTTAAGATTCGGAACAATGTGGTTCATCGCGACGTAATTGATGCAATGATCAGACAGCCTTTCTCTACAGAAACCAAACCGTTTAAAAAACATTTGACCGGACCTGGTACGATTATTCAAGCTGTTGATTACGACCTGGGAAGGAACGGATGCGCCTATTTTGATAAGGATACAGCCAATTACCGGGTATCGGGGCAGGATGGAAGAGGAAACCGCGGTGGCGCATATCGAAACGACGGTGTGGATATCAGGCGCGACTCAAGCGGTTATGAAAAATACTACGTGAGCGATATTGAAGACGGGGAATGGCTTCAGTATACTATTGATGTTGAAAGAGCAGCGTGTTACACTGTTCACCTCAATATTAAATCGCCGATTGACACCGGTAAATTTCTTCTTGTTGTTAATGGAAAGAGTTTCGTTTCAAATTCCCCTATCCCGGTTACTGAAGATCTAAAGGCATCTGGATTTTTAGAATTTCGAAATATCCGTCTAACTAAAGGGGCAAATAAAGTACGAGTATACGTAGAGAAGGGAGGGATGGATCTTACGGAGCTTCGTTTCTCGGGGCGTGCTGGCCGCCGTTAG